The DNA region AGATGAGAGGACGGGATTTTTAGAAAGAGTTGCCAGGGTAAGTGGGGATACAAAAGAGCTGGCGCTCTCCGTCAAAACAATTTTGACATTGGCGCCAGCTTTAATCAATAAACGTACGAGAAAAGTAGTTTTATAAGCGGCAATCCCTCCGGTAATGCCTAAAAGGATGTTCTTACCGCCTAGCATATACTACTGGTCTTTCTCCGTATTTCTGTGATATATTTTATCATTCAACCACTCTTCCACGGCCAAAGCATGTGGTTTAGGTAATTTTTCGTAGAATTTAGAAACCTCAATCTGCTCTTTATTCTCAAAAACCTCTTCTAAGCTATCGCTATACGTAGCAAACTCCTCTAATTTCTCAAGAAGTTCTTTTTTAATTTCAGAATT from Zobellia alginiliquefaciens includes:
- a CDS encoding DNA-directed RNA polymerase subunit omega gives rise to the protein MNMNDLKNSNAAVSTVTINKNEFDQQTENIYEAISITAKRAVQINSEIKKELLEKLEEFATYSDSLEEVFENKEQIEVSKFYEKLPKPHALAVEEWLNDKIYHRNTEKDQ